The genomic window TGATTCTCCACGAGAAGAAGAATggttgtaagtataatttgtaatatttaatatttatgattatatttagaCTTAAGTATTTTAGCATATCAAAATTGCATTGTGAGATTTattcttcatattattaatttattaatcttccttaataaattatattatttaattaattgaataatcaatcactactatcataatatgtaagcTTACCTGTTTAAAGacactaattatataaatttatactaagcattacttatattttacaacaaataattaatgtaattaagctttatttagtaatagttTTTGGTTTGCTTATtagtcattaattaatattgttaaagaaACAATATAGTTACtttcacataaaaaaattcaaaaaagtacTAAATGAGttggcatattttttttagaattatgcttataaatgtattgtttgtaTGGTTCATgacaagtatattaatttaaaataataaattgtacctacctgttagtattattattttattgcttaatttaacttaatttcttgtttttagaaaacataattaagttatagtattttaagaaattaatttttaattaggttaAATCttaggttaataatattaaaaaaaaaattgaattcatttttatttttattattaattagacaAGCTGTAACAAAAAGTCTTAATTCCAAGGGAAATTATAGAAAAGTATCATTAGTTCGATTAGTGGGAATGATGCTTATagtgtttgttaaaaataaacacatggACCATGTGAAAAATGTTGCTACTGATACTGTTGGTACTGGAATCATGGGCAAACtggtaaattattgtttaattattttgtaatcatcataattattgaaCCTAATTTTAGGGAAATAAAGGTGGAGTTGCTGTTCGCATGGATTTCCATAATACATCTTTTTGCTTTGTTAATACACATTTAGCAGCCCATGTTGAAGAATATGAAAGACGTAACCaagattatcataatatatgttcaagaatgatattttcaaattttacaccTCCAAAAACTGTTAAGGATCATAAGtgagtaataaatatgtataaaaattaattaaatgacatAGTAcggttattttaaaagtataaaaatcaaactgaatgcatgaaatttaataatttactattatattataatttgtgtaatgtgtttttattttagtcaaGTATATTGGTTTGGTGACCTCAATTATAGGATAACCGAAATGGATGCAATATCCGTAAAAGATTTAGTacgcaaaaataattttaaaaccgtATTAGAAGCAGATCAACTAAAGCAACAACATCGGGCtggaaatgtttttaaagGTTATAAGGAGGgttcaattaattttcttcCTACCTATAAATATGATCCAGGTACCAATGACTGGGATAGCAggtgtgtttttataatattttatacataaaaaataataatggcaattataattaacttgtGTATATTTGATTAGTGAGAAGAATCGTGCTCCTGCATGGTGTGACCGAATATTGTGGCGAGGTAAttcaattaaacaaattgCATATAGAAGTCATCCTAATCTTTTGATCAGTGATCACAAACCAGTCAGTGCATTATTTGAATCTGAAGTaagtaactttttaaattttatattttttaaattaaacttgatttaaattttaacaggTAAAAGTTGTTGATTTAACCAAGTACAGAAAAATTCATGaacatataatgaaaaaattagataaagcGGAAAATGAATACTTACCTCAAGTTATGGTTGACAacactgaaattatttttcacaaagTGAAGTTTATGGAACCTCAATTAAAAGAACTCACAGTTGCGAATACTGGTCAAGTTCCTgtacaatttgaatttataaaaaaattagatgatTCAACATATTGTAAAGAATGGTTGCGAATTGAGCCTTTCACAAGTTTTATTGATCCTggtaaattcttaaattacttttttaataataaatacatgaatattatattaatatttttctaggtGAAAAATGTGATATTACTTTAGAAGTTCTGATAGATAAAAAATCAGCATACAAAATGATTAGTGGTCAAgataaattgtatgatattttagtattacatTTAGAAGGTGGAAAAGATATCTTTATAACTGTTACAGGTATATAAATttggtaacaataatattttacttaataatttagacTCTATTTTTAGGTAACTATGAACGAAGTTGTTTTGGTTGTTCATTAGAAACACTTTGTTATTTGAAGGtgcctattaaaaatatacccttcggaaaacttatggaactTGTaagtagtatttattaatattattaatatttattttatggtgaTTATTGATAATCCATATTTTTAAGGAAAACAATAAAAGCAACTTTACTTCAGATCCTTACCCAGTACCTAAAGAAGTATGGTACCTTGTGGATCATTTATACAGACATGGTCTTAAACAAGAACATTTATTTGAACAATCTGGTCTCAGATCTGAATTTATCCAGATTAGAAATTGGTTGGATAATGGAACACCGGATGCTTTACGTACGGtttgatttaattacttttaaaaaaaatattaaaattttctattattttttaaattacgtttTAGCGGGTAGTGTACATTCTGTAGCTGAAGctctattaatactattagacAGTACATCAGAGCCCATAATACCATACAATTTGCATGCAACTTGTTTATCTGCCGTGTCTTATTACAGTCAATGTAAACAagtcagtattattttattattaaaatataaattatttttaactttttaactttaattttattattcagatCATTTCTCAACTACCAGAGcgaagtaaaaatgtatttttatacctttGTGCATTTCTTCAAGAACTATTGAATCATGtcaatgataacaaattagaTGTTAAAACTATCGGTtagttagttaatattatttttttttcatttagttttacaaattttacctTAACAACTTTAGATGTTTAGAACtacctagtttttttttcaatttacttgattactatttttattttacacaaagcATAACCAAaccaatttattgtattttatccttttacataaataagttATGATTGGTAAGTTGGTAACTTgtctatgttatttaatttaatcatcaattttcaaataattaaattttaaccattGTTATATTGATTCTAGCATCTGTGTTTggtgaaatatttattcgaGATCCTCCCAGATCTCGTTCAGATAAATCTAGCCATACTAGAACTTCTATGTCAAGGAAGAAGACCAATTTTGTATACCATTTTCTAGTCAACGATCAAAGTGATTTAATAATCGGTACATCTTTTtagatgttaaataatttgatcatGTTCTGGTGTTATCAAtggaacatttaattttacatttttatcatcacaagttgcttttaatttaaatagttctttttaataaattgacgtttttaaattaaattaagcttaaaatgaatatgatCTTAAAAACAAGTACTTGGTATAAaagtatgtatagtataaataatttattaagcaaaataactaatattttaagacttttaaaaggttaatatgtatttttattgttgtcattcatatattatgtatgttggtttatttatgtaggtaaaatCAAATTCTTCAATACACTTAAAccttatcattaattttttttaaccaattatatttccaaatagtaaaagttataaattaattttagtcattagatattttgatttaaattaaagcaaAAGTTAAGGTGATTTGTGTAAATCATAGGGAGggggtaaaatataatttagagaatattaatttcataatttatcatgTAGTAATGTTGCTTATTGAAGATTGTTTAGCCGATATGGTCACACAGTCGATTATGAAAAAgtcatcaaataattttcttttaggaAAGTtaggttttaatatattttatattaattataagtagaataaggaactaaataaaatatcttataatattataatataaataatgcaaatttataaaagagacttatttttatgtattcggTTAAAATGTTGGttcagttattaattattacctcATTGATTTTggaataaagttatattacaaaattcttATTCTTTGAAagactattaattttataaataaaacctgttaactgtaaaaattgtttttatcattaactaGGGGTGGTGATGTTGGTGGGGGgaataaaatatggttttttcaAGGGTGCCAATATTTGTAACTTGTATAACGTTAGCCCTGATAATATTccgacttaaaaatatttttacttaatataatcaCTTACTGTGTGCAATATTAAACaggtttatatttactatacattaatagattatatttaaatgtgttctcattatatttatttatttatttatttatttatttattatattaatatattatttatttattatattcatattatttttattattacctatatttgtattatttgtattatttattatttaatgtataaagtaGCAGGGTTATTCCGCAAATTTGTGGTACAGTCTACTCCACTTTAAAtgcttgtaaattaaaaataaatattcaatatttacaaatcaaaatatttttaaaaattgtaagttattattaaaagaataagtaaaagttaaaaaaaaattcataacaaaCCCAATGAACAAGaccatgttaatatattaattcttcaaataatataaaacttttatattttaaatttgcttaaattaactgataaaattaatgtgaCTAAATAAACTACTATGAACATTTTTgatgcaatatttaaaaaaaaaaatgaccatAAAACTTATTCAACATTGCTTTTTATATGTACGTTGTATACTAAATAACCAATCATGccatttttaatcttataataggtatttttgttttttgcttttactatttatgtacttaatgtaattttttttttagtttatagtttttcaCTGTGATAATTATATGTCGTacctatatgtttaatttattttagatgatttttgtttatcaataaaaatatatctatatttatttattaaatataatcatgttTATTTCAGTTTGTCTGTTAGTATTTTCtcaattattctttttttaacatttttgaagtggactaatgattttttttcactaagtATATTTGTGCTTGTAGAATTCTGTGTTTTGTGTTTATGAactgatatataaaaaatgcaacaacatttaatagtattgtttataaaatcatagttttaattaataaccttCCCAATTGGAAATTTGTgcgttattgaaattaaagtatttttttctattagagCTGTAGTAAACTATTCACAATATTAAagatgatatatataataaataataatatagagtaatttacataatgatgaaatttagtattagaatacaatacctatagtagataagatattatgttatgtaatagacttaatatatatatatatataatataatatataggacataggtgTTGATATACCCGCAAGCAGATGGTAGGCattgaaatgtaaataatatagagataggtaataaattatgataatgatataatgaCATTGTGttgatattgttatgttatttagGGAATGAGATGTTAAGAAAGTTAATATACTGTAGTGATACAGTCCGCTGTCTTGTGGTTTTCATTGCATTTCACACAACGTGGTACATGTCTGCAGTTCTTACAATGAGTGTGTCCGTACTTCTGACATGATGTACAAACATTGGGGGTAGGGGGGATGATGAGATTTTCTAGACCTTACGACgataataatggtattaaGAACTAAGAAGCTTGAAAAAATGGTAACATATGTTATTGCCAAATTTATTTGGTTCAAGACTTACTGAAAACAGTGGCATTTTGAACGGAAAGTCTTTGCAATTCCGTTTCTATCTCGTCGGTGGGAGTTGTGTGGTGTAAATGTCGAATTACCGCTTGGATTTGAAGTTGATGGCAAGGTAGGTATATGAGAGTGAAATGACAAATTTATCTTTACGAGGTACAACCCAACTTGTGACATAAGAAAGTATTTTAAGActgtatttgattattattttagatacgtTGTGttagtgtttatatttttaaattttaatgcatttcaaattcattttattttgttattaaaacaatttttattagataagacaaaatagttgaaataattagtataatttattaatgataaatgacACTTACTAAAAGCTATAATTATCAATcggagttttttatttttatactacatttttatagagtccaaaaaaaagtataggtttttaatgtatgcacacaaatattatttatgcataatttttttccaaaatgtattcgaataaaagtacctatataccttgtatatatttattatataagaaaaatataattaaatactttaatttgaaCATTCTTTACAAGACCGGTGCCGTATCAGGAAAACCTTGATCTCGGGAGGCAACTATTCGCAACTTATCAAACAAGTATATTTGCATAAgctacttataaatttaatatgtgaaAATGCTGTGTAAaatttcgtttaatttttCGGTAGGGTCGTGTAAATGACAAAtgcttaataaaaatgtttcgggtttaaaacaaatttcgaTAACATTTAGCGGTTGATCACGTCTTGATCACACAAGTtacgttataaatatttgcacAACAAATGTGTGTATAAGAAGTTGTATTCAGTTTTTAGGAAGGCTGAgaaaaggtaaatatttaaaatactttaattggCCGGGAGTGATTATGCTAATGTGTCACGAGTTGTCTTACAACTACGTACCACATTGatcgattataaattaaatatttgcataaatGTTATCTAACCTATGTCTTTTCTTTATTCAATTCTATTAGGCTGATTTCACCCCAATTTTTGAGATGTCACTTAAATAATTGCAAGTCTATTCGCTGAACCAACTTATCTGAGTCTGAAGTATTtggatttgaaaataatacagcGGCCTAAGAAAAACATAgtgtaatataacttaaacatACCAAAATGGTTAGAtcctctattttatttaattcaatcgATCACTTAATGGGTTGTTAATTATTCTGGATCGTCCTTACATAATAACGTGATTATTGTGGGGCACATTTTTTCACAAAGACGTAGAAAatcataactatataattctaACTAAATCGTAACTACCTGTTAAATATTGGCATTGAAACATTTTGCTGCAGAAATGTTTTTACTAACCCCTCCCCACCCAAGTAATGCTAATATCttcgtaattaaatttacacaagacgtgtttattttactcaaaGAAATTCGTACAAATTCGGGTACTGATTAACATTCCAAAAATACAACTTTGGCGGAAATGGTGAGAGGTGAGGAAACACCGTGCAGTCAGTGTGTTTAATATTGAGTTATCATAAAATGGACACATTTACCTAGTGTCCGTGATGgtgaataatgtaataatcatATACACTTATTGTCACATATTATCTTCTttcaatattcttttattacttttacaaATAATGCATAGTTttctaatatacattatacatgtacgtaaaatacaattgaaaataaaaatattatttaaatatataatgtataaaaattctatCAATAGTAATTTGACAAAAAATGAGCGTTTACTGTGTGtacagtaaaaatgtaaaattattgtacatttcactaaatatttaaaaaaaattgaaaatatatattatcgcaGATAAACATATGTAGTAgataagtatatacaattaaatactaataataaaaacacatgtagtttaaaaaaatattgatttacattaaaataaacaacaaaaagtaAGTAATTGAATTAACAAATAGGAATTTTTTCAGTATGCCTATCTTTTAGTTGAACTTCGTTTGAAATTATCacaatgtttttgtttaaacgtCTATTTAGCATACGCATCAAACAAAAAGACGTGCCTAATAATCCAACTAGACTCAAACACATCAGGAACGTCTGGAACCAGTGAAGAGTGAAAGTTAAATGGAACAAGAACATGCTCAGCTTTGGTGATACACCACCAGTTttctgtaaaaaatgtattttcagcGATACGCACTTAATATCATCATTGTcatgaaataaaaactcaCGATTTCCAACCAAGTGAatggtaatattgtattgtctGGTATTCTCGATAGTGTACCGTAATTGTGTGGATTACGTACTTGAATGTTGAGCTGTATTCTCATTTGGGTTTCCATCGTTATTCCGAGTAtctatagaaaaaaacaattttactgttagtaatttgaatattttttaaaaactttatagcaatatatatatataatatatacaggatCAATAAGCCATAGAAATTCGTGTTTATTTGGATCAGGACTGAGGCCTTCGACTGCGTCCAGTAGAGATGGATCCGAGTATAGAAAATGAGCACGTGACACAACCACCGGCGAACCtaagaaacaataatatataattatacattcgttcgacttaaaataatttgttcaaaagAAATCTTACGAGTAGAACATTTTCCCATATCGAATATACCATCAGGCATACAAGGTGTACTAGTGCAGTAGCACTTGTTCTCGGGAATAGAGTTATTGAATGTAGTTACGGACAGAGAATATCTGTGCCCAATTACACCATTTTCAatcttaaatgaaaaaaaaaataataataattaaaacaaattatcattaacatttttacaagtattaaatttactttttctttAGCAAGGAAAGTCATTGGCAACTTTCTACAAGAATCCTTATGAAATAAGTGTATAGTTTCACCCTGTTGAATTTTCAGTCTTGGAAAAAACATACCATCACTACCACCAACTGAATTACACTCATCTGTACTCCACGGGTGTAACATTGATTTTCCATTTAGTTGTATTACTTGACCCATTTGATTTAGATCATCGAGACCATTAGTGACAGTCAAACGGTCTGGATTAACTCCaattctctaaaaaaaaaaaaaataattgttatattaatataactatactattataacctaactatgtattaaatatacttacaagtaaactgcaataaaattataaaaaatttcttaGAATACAATTagcgttttaaaaattgtatttacctTAGTAAGTAGACCAAATTTTTCGAATGGAACTGGCTTATTGGCAAACTTGGCCATCCCAGCTAATGTCCTTATTACGCTATCTTGGTAACCGAAACAAAAATCATGGACACTGACAGTGACAAACGGGAAATTGGACACATGATTCAAAACTGATGTCATGGCATTTCTTACGAGAAAGTTTTCATCTATAGTTAAAGCTATAGCActctaaaacaaaaagttaagtataaatatatttttaataaagtatatcaaTAAGAAAGAGTAAGAATAAGaacaaaaatagaatataatagaattagCATATCGAATtagcttaataaattattaaattatgactatTGACTAATGATGTATCATGTATActcgttataaattatcatttactaTGAATtaatcggttttttttttaatatttagtaacacattatttataggatatgataaaaataattttataaatcttgatcatgtattattatatcattt from Aphis gossypii isolate Hap1 chromosome 1, ASM2018417v2, whole genome shotgun sequence includes these protein-coding regions:
- the LOC126552011 gene encoding inositol polyphosphate 5-phosphatase OCRL — encoded protein: MELAAIMKDKLNAGDNVVALHEGVLLQGWSPKAHRLLALVERNSSFGLFVFTTSRNPPQAFTDLTINFVVPIDNDFKCDIDSLSAESNSDIYINLSARNFKLLMGMDSGHETNNFFNELSRSMELYLKNQQTLDFQWLKKYNTNDLDLELGLMMNINGDNTQNNIITANMAVSENDIPFPTGTHTLSSRESVIQRQMILSEEQYTNAQNFSIYIGTWNVNGQPTMSSLNDWLICDSEPPDIYAIGFQELDLSKEAFLFNDSPREEEWLQAVTKSLNSKGNYRKVSLVRLVGMMLIVFVKNKHMDHVKNVATDTVGTGIMGKLGNKGGVAVRMDFHNTSFCFVNTHLAAHVEEYERRNQDYHNICSRMIFSNFTPPKTVKDHNQVYWFGDLNYRITEMDAISVKDLVRKNNFKTVLEADQLKQQHRAGNVFKGYKEGSINFLPTYKYDPGTNDWDSSEKNRAPAWCDRILWRGNSIKQIAYRSHPNLLISDHKPVSALFESEVKVVDLTKYRKIHEHIMKKLDKAENEYLPQVMVDNTEIIFHKVKFMEPQLKELTVANTGQVPVQFEFIKKLDDSTYCKEWLRIEPFTSFIDPGEKCDITLEVLIDKKSAYKMISGQDKLYDILVLHLEGGKDIFITVTGNYERSCFGCSLETLCYLKVPIKNIPFGKLMELENNKSNFTSDPYPVPKEVWYLVDHLYRHGLKQEHLFEQSGLRSEFIQIRNWLDNGTPDALPGSVHSVAEALLILLDSTSEPIIPYNLHATCLSAVSYYSQCKQIISQLPERSKNVFLYLCAFLQELLNHVNDNKLDVKTIASVFGEIFIRDPPRSRSDKSSHTRTSMSRKKTNFVYHFLVNDQSDLIIGTSF
- the LOC114131055 gene encoding lysosome membrane protein 2-like; this translates as MPTETPSSRYSPVDTRVEEHVATSAVPKVKDAANDEDGYINKMKHFLTTATLANNSSKTKPSKNCNYSCTILFILGFILSLFLTIFIWFTDLYTNELFKRLTIQNGSLLYDSWKEPPVRPLLCVYIFNYTNVNEFMNGDHPKLKVQEVGPYCYRETLYRVNITDHHNGSQTFNEMKVQEYAYDASKGKDDDIIIVPDIPYISAIALTIDENFLVRNAMTSVLNHVSNFPFVTVSVHDFCFGYQDSVIRTLAGMAKFANKPVPFEKFGLLTKRIGVNPDRLTVTNGLDDLNQMGQVIQLNGKSMLHPWSTDECNSVGGSDGMFFPRLKIQQGETIHLFHKDSCRKLPMTFLAKEKIENGVIGHRYSLSVTTFNNSIPENKCYCTSTPCMPDGIFDMGKCSTRSPVVVSRAHFLYSDPSLLDAVEGLSPDPNKHEFLWLIDPILGITMETQMRIQLNIQVRNPHNYGTLSRIPDNTILPFTWLEIKTGGVSPKLSMFLFHLTFTLHWFQTFLMCLSLVGLLGTSFCLMRMLNRRLNKNIVIISNEVQLKDRHTEKIPIC